One region of Etheostoma spectabile isolate EspeVRDwgs_2016 chromosome 21, UIUC_Espe_1.0, whole genome shotgun sequence genomic DNA includes:
- the srsf2a gene encoding serine and arginine rich splicing factor 2a has product MSYGRAPPDVEGMTSLKVDNLTYRTSPETLRRVFEKYGRVGDVYIPRDRYTKESRGFAFVRFLDKRDAEDAMDAMDGALLDGRELRVQMARYGRPPDSMYSRRGAPPRRYGGGYGGRRSRSRSGSPRRRRRSRSRSRSRSRSRSRSHHHYSRSRSHSESRSRSKSKSKSRTPRRSKTKSPSRSRSSKSRSRTPPSNRGSKSRSRSKSKSRPKSPEDNEAMT; this is encoded by the exons ATGAGCTACGGAAGGGCGCCGCCAGACGTTGAGGGTATGACCTCCCTGAAAGTGGACAACCTGACTTACCGAACTTCGCCGGAGACTCTGCGCCGAGTTTTTGAGAAGTACGGCCGTGTGGGAGATGTGTATATCCCCCGAGACAGGTACACCAAAGAGAGCCGCGGGTTCGCCTTTGTGCGGTTCCTCGACAAGCGCGACGCCGAGGACGCCATGGACGCTATGGACGGAGCGCTGCTTGACGGTCGGGAGCTTCGGGTGCAGATGGCCCGCTACGGACGACCTCCGGACTCCATGTACAGCAGGAGAGGTGCTCCGCCACGCCGATACGGTGGCGGGTACGGCGGACGCCGAAGCAGGAG CCGTTCAGGAAGCCCTCGTCGCCGCAGACGTAGCCGCAGCCGCTCCAGGAGCAGAAGCCGTTCCCGATCTAGGAGCCACCACCACTACAGCCGCTCCAGATCTCACTCTGAGTCAAGGTCCAGGTCCAAGTCTAAATCCAAGTCCAGGACCCCCAGACGGAGCAAGACAAAGTCTCCCTCCAGGTCTCGGTCCTCCAAGTCAAGGAGTCGAACCCCGCCTTCCAACAGAGGTTCCAAATCCAGGTCCCGCTCCAAATCCAAGAGTAGGCCTAAATCTCCAGAGGACAACGAGGCAATGACTTAA
- the mxra7 gene encoding matrix-remodeling-associated protein 7 isoform X3, whose product MDLTFVLSAVIFTLLAIVVATSLFSGSSPTVDFASYFGNRGDGAAGGLDQPKQNGYLPDKKKKKKEEEEEDDWCEISGSTHDHWDVVKSVLSEEAHPHPHTEELATPVEHSSTSSLCVPRPGCRHMSLEVDSSSRASSGASRRSFIGLSDKELLKCAFSYPQSEGATESPGINDTEEPNANDSLKYVPGKARSHHLQMMMSAEELEEEQRIHSNTDFNCL is encoded by the exons ATGGATCTAACTTTTGTATTATCAGCTGTTATCTTCACTCTTCTCGCGATTGTGGTCGCAACGTCGCTTTTTAGCGGCTCGTCGCCTACAGTCGACTTTGCAAGTTATTTCGGAAACAGAGGAGACGGCGCAGCCGGGGGATTAGATCAGCCGAAGCAGAATGGCTATTTACcggacaagaagaagaagaagaaggaggaggaggaggaggacgactGGTGCGAGATCAGCGGGAGCACGCATGATCACTGGGATGTGGTGAAATCTGTGCTTTCA GAGGAGGCACATCCCCACCCTCACACTGAAGAACTGGCAACACCAGTTGAGCACTCCTCCACATCCAGCCTGTGCGTCCCCAGGCCTGGATGTAGGCATATGAGCTTAGAGGTAGACTCGTCCTCCAGGGCCTCGTCGGGGGCGAGCCGTAGGTCATTCATTGGGCTCTCTGATAAGGAGCTCCTAAAGTGTGCTTTCTCATACCCCCAGAGTGAAGGAGCCACAGAGAGCCCGGGGATCAACG ATACAGAGGAACCAAATGCAAACGATTCCTTGAAGTACGTCCCTGGAAAGGCACGATCCCACCACTTGCAAATGATGATGTCGgcagaggagctggaggaggagcagag
- the mxra7 gene encoding matrix-remodeling-associated protein 7 isoform X2: MDLTFVLSAVIFTLLAIVVATSLFSGSSPTVDFASYFGNRGDGAAGGLDQPKQNGYLPDKKKKKKEEEEEDDWCEISGSTHDHWDVVKSVLSEEAHPHPHTEELATPVEHSSTSSLCVPRPGCRHMSLEVDSSSRASSGASRRSFIGLSDKELLKCAFSYPQSEGATESPGINDTEEPNANDSLKYVPGKARSHHLQMMMSAEELEEEQRSVKTTNMGAVF, from the exons ATGGATCTAACTTTTGTATTATCAGCTGTTATCTTCACTCTTCTCGCGATTGTGGTCGCAACGTCGCTTTTTAGCGGCTCGTCGCCTACAGTCGACTTTGCAAGTTATTTCGGAAACAGAGGAGACGGCGCAGCCGGGGGATTAGATCAGCCGAAGCAGAATGGCTATTTACcggacaagaagaagaagaagaaggaggaggaggaggaggacgactGGTGCGAGATCAGCGGGAGCACGCATGATCACTGGGATGTGGTGAAATCTGTGCTTTCA GAGGAGGCACATCCCCACCCTCACACTGAAGAACTGGCAACACCAGTTGAGCACTCCTCCACATCCAGCCTGTGCGTCCCCAGGCCTGGATGTAGGCATATGAGCTTAGAGGTAGACTCGTCCTCCAGGGCCTCGTCGGGGGCGAGCCGTAGGTCATTCATTGGGCTCTCTGATAAGGAGCTCCTAAAGTGTGCTTTCTCATACCCCCAGAGTGAAGGAGCCACAGAGAGCCCGGGGATCAACG ATACAGAGGAACCAAATGCAAACGATTCCTTGAAGTACGTCCCTGGAAAGGCACGATCCCACCACTTGCAAATGATGATGTCGgcagaggagctggaggaggagcagaggtCAGTGAAAACTACAAATATGGGGGCCGTTTTCTGA